Proteins encoded within one genomic window of Eurosta solidaginis isolate ZX-2024a chromosome 1, ASM4086904v1, whole genome shotgun sequence:
- the LOC137243775 gene encoding major heat shock 70 kDa protein Ba-like — MSTGNAKNITIKNDKGRLSQADIDRMVNEAEKYADEDEKHRQRIAARNQLESYIFGVKQTAEEAGTKISQSDKDKVLEKCSEAIKWLDANTTAEKEEFEYKLEEITKICSPIMIKMHQQGSGGGPQTGSNCCQQSGGGNYGGPTVEEVD, encoded by the coding sequence ATGAGCACTGGTAATGCCAAgaatattaccataaaaaatGACAAAGGACGTCTATCTCAGGCCGATATCGATCGTATGGTAAATGAAGCTGAAAAATATGCTGACGAAGATGAGAAGCATCGTCAACGTATAGCTGCACGTAATCAATTGGAGAGTTATATATTTGGCGTAAAGCAAACAGCCGAGGAAGCTGGTACTAAAATAAGTCAATCGGATAAGGACAAAGTATTGGAGAAGTGTAGCGAGGCAATTAAATGGCTAGATGCTAATACCACAGCTGAAAAGGAAGAGTTTGAATACAAATTAGAAGAAATAACAAAGATCTGCAGTCCGATCATGATAAAGATGCATCAGCAAGGGAGCGGCGGCGGTCCACAAACTGGTAGTAATTGTTGTCAACAGTCTGGTGGTGGAAATTATGGTGGACCAACTGTGGAAGAAGTAGACTAA